From a single Bacteroidia bacterium genomic region:
- a CDS encoding Uma2 family endonuclease yields MITDISQLDLNKRYTYADYLTWQFDERVELIRGKVVSMIPTPNLNHQEISGNLFIQIHRFIRKSPIKVFAAPFDVRLPLPPDRQTSKKIDTVVQPDLSIICDLTKLDLQGCNGAPDWIIEILSRSTAHKDLIEKFDLYQHAGVKEYWVVHPEEGTLIAWTLNESGLYQPIRPQPFTSPEKVPVASIPGFEVDLTEVFG; encoded by the coding sequence ATGATCACGGACATCAGCCAGTTGGATCTCAACAAACGTTACACCTACGCAGACTACCTGACCTGGCAGTTTGACGAAAGGGTAGAGTTGATCCGGGGCAAGGTCGTCAGCATGATCCCCACACCCAATCTTAACCATCAGGAGATCTCTGGAAATCTGTTTATTCAAATTCACAGATTCATCCGAAAGAGCCCAATCAAAGTTTTCGCCGCCCCTTTTGATGTGCGTCTTCCCCTTCCTCCCGACCGGCAGACTTCAAAGAAAATAGACACAGTAGTACAACCCGACCTGAGCATCATCTGCGATCTCACCAAACTCGACCTCCAGGGCTGCAACGGTGCCCCTGACTGGATCATTGAAATTCTCTCCCGAAGCACAGCCCACAAAGACCTGATCGAAAAATTTGACCTCTACCAGCACGCCGGCGTAAAAGAATATTGGGTCGTCCACCCCGAAGAAGGCACCCTCATCGCCTGGACACTCAACGAATCAGGCCTCTACCAGCCGATCCGCCCTCAACCCTTCACCTCTCCCGAAAAAGTGCCCGTGGCATCGATACCGGGATTTGAGGTGGATTTGACGGAGGTGTTTGGTTAG
- a CDS encoding condensation domain-containing protein, with amino-acid sequence MIRNLSVPESAFTFCNEHLPLSAVIVIHLHATLTLPTLAAALDNLQSRHSLLQASIRHRKGRYFFEKLPAPSPIPLSAAPRIHETSWETETEKALNSYFDPNGPLLRCVYVHNSSPASEILLILHHAIIDGISARLILSDFLKLLGGQKLAHLHHLNQSHGVPPEFRGLPGLKRKMAFMVRQFADEFAFALNGEKPAIPPHSENGVVCFTLDEDCSQKILKKAGEMGISINSLIGAAMLHALYPDTLNTKSSPRRAVFFADMRAKMDPPVPPLALGCYVSMARFSVNILPGDAVSVTAKKLWERIFAAGKKGEFILYAMMSLQVMKAMLTLKKLRMADTALSYIGQLDIHPQYGDIAVKDIKAFITNNRFGPKFTAFALCVFGCIGVDMNFLKAEFSHEEAQVLANRTRKLLEEFA; translated from the coding sequence ATGATCCGTAATCTCTCTGTCCCCGAATCGGCCTTTACCTTCTGCAATGAGCATCTCCCGCTCTCCGCCGTTATCGTCATTCACCTCCACGCTACCCTTACTCTCCCCACACTGGCTGCTGCGCTCGACAATCTCCAATCCCGCCACTCTCTCCTCCAGGCTTCCATCCGCCACCGCAAGGGCCGCTATTTCTTCGAAAAACTTCCCGCTCCCTCTCCTATTCCGCTATCCGCTGCTCCCCGCATTCATGAAACTTCCTGGGAAACTGAAACCGAAAAAGCACTCAATTCTTATTTTGACCCCAATGGCCCGCTCCTCCGCTGTGTCTATGTGCACAATTCTTCTCCCGCCAGCGAAATCCTCCTCATCCTCCACCATGCTATCATCGACGGAATCTCCGCCCGCCTCATTCTCTCTGATTTCCTCAAACTCCTCGGCGGCCAAAAGCTTGCCCACCTCCACCACCTCAATCAATCACATGGCGTTCCGCCCGAATTTCGCGGACTCCCCGGCCTCAAACGTAAAATGGCCTTCATGGTCAGACAGTTTGCTGACGAATTTGCCTTCGCCCTCAATGGGGAAAAACCGGCAATCCCGCCGCACTCCGAAAATGGTGTGGTCTGCTTTACCCTGGACGAGGACTGCTCCCAAAAAATCCTGAAAAAAGCGGGAGAAATGGGCATAAGCATCAACAGCCTCATTGGTGCCGCCATGCTCCATGCACTTTACCCCGACACTCTCAATACAAAATCTTCTCCCCGCCGCGCAGTGTTTTTTGCCGATATGCGCGCCAAAATGGACCCTCCCGTGCCTCCTCTCGCACTGGGCTGCTACGTCTCCATGGCGCGGTTTTCAGTCAATATCCTGCCCGGAGACGCTGTCTCGGTTACTGCAAAAAAGCTGTGGGAACGAATATTCGCCGCCGGGAAAAAAGGGGAATTTATCCTTTACGCCATGATGAGCCTCCAGGTGATGAAAGCTATGCTCACGCTGAAAAAGTTACGCATGGCCGATACCGCGCTGAGCTATATCGGCCAGCTCGATATCCATCCTCAATATGGCGATATCGCCGTAAAGGATATCAAGGCTTTTATTACCAACAATCGCTTCGGACCGAAATTTACGGCATTTGCCTTATGTGTTTTTGGATGTATAGGCGTAGATATGAACTTTCTTAAAGCTGAGTTTTCGCATGAAGAAGCGCAGGTACTGGCAAACAGAACCCGAAAATTATTGGAAGAATTTGCGTAG
- the cas3 gene encoding CRISPR-associated helicase Cas3', translating into MKPLHEILAKSANYGSLTLLEHTQQVTQAIELFAEKYAFGFDVEMARKGAILHDLGKAHPHFQRKIHQANGESLVENMEWDFAHRHEISSLAFLPCFPKSEWNTLIDLVVAHHKSIQNDPSGRGILDLLENDRDWAENHLKDWEEWYPYGLQILETFGLPAITISKEEAENTLKYVVDYCEKKKRGFSPLRGLLKSADHFASAFMHNTEKMLKPLFVIPDLSFYRDSNRVSPLYPLSEIPADDSRKHTLVVASTGAGKTDFLLRRCKGRVFYTLPFQASINAMYERIRDAVHKFQPEADIRLLHATSKVVARGKIDEQILQPLAGSSVKVLTPHQLAAIIFGTSGFETVMLDVQGTDIILDEIHTYSDYSRSMVLEIVKALLRLDCRIHIGTATMPSVLYSELLTLLGGKEHVYQVQLSDTVLDTFDRHLVEKLEDESVVPEILEKAFANREKVLVVFNTIKNAQEFFSKCLETYPEIPKMLIHSRFRRGDRVKLETRLKTEFNGDGSEQFGDGLKPCLVVSTQVVEVSLDISFDRMITQCAPLDGMIQRFGRVNRKRTSETIGKYKPVHVIKPVGSGKPYNNAILQASFDQLPDNFGLLRERELQEKINNVYPVLETKEIDIHLIYRNGDYNIRELTNHKKAVLVEALEIESATCILESDREKYLTANWEDRLQMEIPVNYKTIAYRKEKYEQLEVGAYPFVVSQNEDLYQLLGFQLTEHNQFL; encoded by the coding sequence ATGAAGCCATTGCACGAAATCCTGGCTAAAAGTGCCAATTATGGCAGCCTGACTTTATTGGAACATACACAGCAGGTAACGCAGGCAATTGAATTGTTTGCTGAAAAATACGCGTTCGGATTTGACGTAGAAATGGCCCGTAAAGGAGCGATTTTACATGATCTGGGAAAAGCGCACCCCCATTTTCAGCGAAAAATACATCAGGCAAACGGCGAAAGTCTGGTTGAAAATATGGAGTGGGATTTTGCTCACAGACATGAAATTTCCTCTCTGGCTTTTTTGCCATGTTTCCCCAAATCCGAATGGAATACCCTGATTGATCTCGTAGTTGCCCACCACAAATCTATTCAAAACGATCCGAGTGGAAGGGGAATATTGGATCTTTTGGAAAATGACAGAGACTGGGCTGAAAATCATTTAAAAGACTGGGAAGAATGGTATCCGTATGGACTGCAAATTTTGGAAACATTTGGGTTGCCTGCAATTACCATATCAAAAGAGGAAGCGGAGAATACCCTGAAATATGTAGTTGATTACTGCGAAAAGAAAAAACGAGGGTTCTCACCTTTGAGAGGATTGCTGAAGTCTGCTGACCATTTTGCCTCTGCGTTTATGCACAATACCGAGAAAATGCTTAAGCCGTTGTTTGTTATTCCGGATTTGAGCTTTTATCGTGATTCGAATAGAGTTTCCCCGCTTTATCCTTTATCTGAAATACCCGCAGACGACAGTAGAAAACATACACTGGTAGTTGCGTCAACCGGGGCGGGGAAAACTGATTTTCTTCTAAGGAGATGTAAAGGCCGGGTATTTTATACGCTCCCTTTTCAGGCTTCCATCAATGCGATGTATGAGCGGATCAGGGATGCAGTCCACAAGTTTCAGCCGGAGGCAGATATCCGTTTGTTACATGCCACTTCAAAAGTGGTTGCAAGGGGGAAAATAGATGAACAAATTTTACAACCGCTGGCAGGTTCTTCGGTAAAAGTACTTACTCCTCACCAGTTGGCAGCTATTATTTTCGGCACTTCCGGATTTGAAACTGTGATGCTGGATGTGCAGGGGACAGATATTATTCTGGACGAAATCCATACCTATTCAGACTATTCAAGATCAATGGTTTTGGAAATAGTGAAAGCACTTTTGCGTCTGGATTGCCGGATTCATATCGGTACAGCTACCATGCCCTCTGTGCTTTACAGCGAACTTTTGACACTCTTGGGTGGAAAAGAGCATGTTTATCAGGTTCAATTATCGGATACTGTTCTCGACACCTTCGACCGCCATTTAGTAGAAAAATTAGAAGATGAAAGTGTAGTTCCCGAAATTCTGGAAAAAGCTTTTGCTAATCGCGAGAAAGTATTGGTTGTTTTTAACACGATCAAAAATGCGCAGGAATTTTTTTCAAAATGTCTCGAAACCTATCCCGAAATTCCTAAGATGTTGATTCACAGTAGATTTCGGCGAGGCGATCGTGTAAAGTTGGAAACCCGGCTCAAAACAGAATTTAACGGTGACGGCAGCGAACAATTTGGCGACGGGCTAAAACCCTGTTTGGTAGTTTCCACGCAAGTTGTTGAGGTCAGCCTGGATATAAGTTTTGATCGAATGATTACCCAATGTGCGCCTTTGGATGGAATGATTCAGCGGTTTGGAAGGGTAAACCGAAAACGAACCAGCGAAACGATTGGCAAATACAAACCTGTCCATGTAATCAAACCGGTCGGAAGTGGGAAACCATATAATAATGCCATTCTTCAGGCGAGTTTTGACCAGTTGCCTGACAATTTCGGTTTGTTGCGGGAGCGTGAATTGCAGGAGAAAATCAATAACGTATATCCGGTTCTGGAAACCAAAGAGATTGATATTCACCTGATTTATCGCAACGGGGATTATAACATCCGGGAATTGACCAATCACAAAAAAGCAGTTTTGGTAGAAGCGCTTGAGATTGAAAGTGCTACCTGTATCCTGGAATCAGACCGGGAAAAATACCTGACCGCCAACTGGGAAGATCGCCTGCAAATGGAGATCCCCGTCAACTATAAAACCATTGCTTACCGCAAAGAAAAATATGAACAATTGGAGGTTGGGGCATATCCGTTTGTCGTGTCGCAGAATGAAGATTTGTACCAACTATTGGGATTTCAATTAACCGAACACAATCAATTCTTATAA
- a CDS encoding CRISPR-associated protein Cas4, with amino-acid sequence MNKIPVFPITGTQIAYLHLCQRKLWLFANGIEMEHSSELVAQGRLIGETSYPQRAEKWQELAVAGIKIDHYDPKHGIVREVKKSRKREDAHIAQLKYYLYVLEQHGIKISHGVLEYPKLRQTDQVWLSDADRAAIPQWETKVREIIALPGCPVLVKKKICKKCAYYELCYIGEI; translated from the coding sequence ATGAATAAAATCCCGGTTTTCCCCATCACTGGCACCCAGATCGCTTATCTCCACCTTTGCCAACGCAAGCTCTGGTTGTTTGCCAATGGCATTGAGATGGAGCACAGCAGCGAACTCGTCGCTCAAGGGCGGCTCATCGGCGAAACCAGTTATCCCCAGCGTGCGGAGAAATGGCAGGAACTTGCGGTCGCCGGCATTAAAATAGACCATTATGACCCCAAACACGGCATTGTCAGGGAAGTGAAAAAGTCCCGCAAACGCGAAGACGCACATATCGCCCAGCTCAAATATTATCTGTATGTACTCGAACAACACGGTATAAAGATTTCTCACGGCGTACTCGAGTACCCAAAGTTGCGTCAGACCGACCAGGTATGGCTGAGTGATGCTGACAGAGCGGCGATTCCCCAATGGGAAACAAAGGTGCGCGAGATTATTGCTTTGCCTGGATGCCCGGTATTGGTCAAGAAAAAAATCTGTAAAAAATGCGCTTACTATGAATTGTGTTATATCGGAGAAATATGA
- a CDS encoding CHAT domain-containing protein, with translation MSERPVIFLAFANSSKESAYLAELTKEADEIYTILHDRADMAQSDYTLHWDQESSLEKLAEWLGKFENRVVLFHFAGHADNDKIFLTSGEAKSKGIARLLADQKNLKLVFLNGCSTKDQVVTLLSLGVPAVIATARPVNDKTASFFANILYKNLEKGKTLKQSFDKAVAVAEADDKEVETYRSISWDEDAIDDKGGFPWGLYVNEAEGSDEKNSVLNWMLPQAGSDDDEAEPYTPNVALDTVLDEMVKWDPALESEITNQRTQEKIGPLERLDLIVASFPWPIGSQIRILLADTKDMKRASVARFAQMLQTYQSVSRFICYAMVAQLWDEIRKKKAFKALITKVQNMISLPGEDEVFAFDYLQLALEIYQAFLNEKIDLFLEKRDQKGKKIEDEVAVLLTGLSKEGDPAQKLWAYFEGIKKETQLSTLKKNIEENFLDKNLIRKCPECERNLSEILKKTAFLVRYHLINVKEIDVNKFRDENLSFVHYLDRLHASNSSYFEGRTRPKNLESFTDSRSVLLVKSDSYLDEHKMDKNLNLSPLVIDRHTFERKKGTETPHIYLYSHASKKAVFYDSVDFNMFDPKTTGDISLEIAMDDDEVFPEMKTQFRFLLRDFEIDS, from the coding sequence ATGTCCGAACGCCCTGTCATTTTTCTCGCTTTTGCCAATAGCAGTAAAGAGAGCGCGTACCTTGCCGAACTAACCAAAGAAGCAGACGAGATATACACCATTTTACATGACCGCGCCGACATGGCGCAAAGCGACTACACGCTTCACTGGGATCAGGAATCCAGCCTCGAAAAACTGGCTGAATGGCTGGGAAAGTTTGAAAACCGCGTGGTGCTTTTTCATTTCGCGGGACATGCTGACAATGATAAGATATTTCTAACCTCCGGCGAAGCTAAATCTAAAGGTATCGCCAGACTGCTCGCCGATCAAAAAAACCTGAAACTCGTTTTCCTCAACGGCTGCTCTACCAAAGATCAGGTTGTAACGCTTTTAAGCCTGGGGGTACCGGCAGTAATTGCTACTGCCCGGCCTGTCAATGACAAAACCGCTTCCTTTTTTGCGAATATTCTGTACAAAAATCTCGAAAAGGGAAAAACGCTCAAACAGTCGTTCGACAAAGCGGTGGCAGTGGCAGAAGCTGACGACAAAGAGGTCGAAACCTATCGCTCAATCTCCTGGGATGAAGATGCCATTGACGATAAAGGTGGATTTCCCTGGGGCCTTTATGTAAATGAAGCCGAAGGTTCTGACGAGAAAAACAGTGTGCTCAACTGGATGCTGCCCCAGGCCGGCTCCGATGATGACGAGGCAGAACCTTATACTCCCAATGTCGCATTGGATACCGTGCTGGACGAAATGGTGAAATGGGACCCTGCACTCGAATCGGAAATCACTAACCAGAGAACGCAGGAAAAAATCGGGCCGCTGGAACGACTCGATCTCATAGTCGCAAGTTTCCCCTGGCCGATCGGCTCGCAGATAAGAATCCTGCTGGCAGATACCAAAGATATGAAACGGGCCAGCGTGGCGCGGTTTGCTCAAATGCTGCAAACGTATCAGTCTGTTTCCCGGTTTATCTGTTACGCCATGGTCGCCCAGCTTTGGGATGAAATACGTAAAAAGAAAGCATTTAAAGCCCTGATTACCAAAGTTCAAAATATGATTTCTCTCCCCGGAGAGGATGAGGTTTTTGCCTTTGATTATCTTCAGCTGGCACTTGAGATTTATCAGGCCTTCCTCAACGAGAAAATAGACCTCTTTCTGGAAAAAAGAGACCAAAAGGGAAAAAAAATCGAAGATGAAGTTGCTGTGCTCCTTACGGGACTCTCCAAAGAAGGCGATCCCGCCCAAAAACTATGGGCGTATTTTGAAGGGATAAAAAAGGAAACTCAACTTTCCACACTAAAGAAAAATATAGAAGAGAATTTTTTAGACAAAAACCTGATCCGCAAATGCCCGGAATGTGAGCGCAATCTGAGCGAAATTCTTAAAAAAACGGCTTTCCTCGTCCGCTATCATCTCATCAATGTCAAAGAAATTGATGTCAATAAATTTCGGGATGAAAATCTCTCATTTGTGCACTATCTGGACCGCCTTCACGCTTCCAACTCTTCCTACTTTGAAGGCCGAACCCGCCCCAAAAATCTGGAAAGTTTCACCGACTCCAGATCTGTACTGCTTGTCAAAAGCGATAGCTATCTGGACGAGCACAAAATGGATAAAAACCTGAACCTCTCACCGCTTGTCATCGACAGGCATACTTTCGAGCGGAAAAAAGGCACAGAAACGCCTCATATATATTTATACAGCCACGCTTCCAAAAAGGCTGTTTTCTATGATTCGGTTGACTTTAACATGTTTGACCCTAAAACAACCGGCGACATAAGTCTGGAAATAGCAATGGATGACGATGAAGTATTTCCTGAAATGAAAACACAGTTCAGGTTCCTGCTGAGAGACTTTGAAATAGATTCCTGA
- a CDS encoding CRISPR-associated protein Cas7, which produces MITLPFIYIRGLRHAEHTVFAVNDGQKYYVDPQFGKRMAYSSGQQVKRSIIEALNMPFAAMTFNWEIDKKENKASQKEPHSPCDPTFADQLLGGYMKAESGGSTVKRRSPMSISAMRPLHPLLGGIEYPTENLTFDRTSHPDHHEVKVFWLDNKKRGNQLTKEELDEWLTTNKRALPNRAFIQDQTRASGLFTYDIAIDLRTLFCVSTNKLEPELFPEIEEKLRAEGWVDGENIFGKCLICPEEKRKQIIPALAKAIVNWRITSNQARTFSLMETVALAISDNANQIAYAIRGELRDDTERPQAVPKIDETTKADLFITPIASAYIAGSVGSADALDKAEAHLVRILSDFPYENQLEKA; this is translated from the coding sequence ATGATAACGTTACCTTTTATTTACATCAGAGGCCTTCGCCATGCAGAACATACTGTCTTCGCTGTGAATGATGGACAGAAATATTATGTTGATCCTCAGTTTGGAAAACGAATGGCCTATTCAAGCGGTCAGCAGGTTAAACGCTCCATTATCGAAGCATTAAATATGCCTTTTGCAGCCATGACTTTTAACTGGGAAATTGATAAGAAGGAAAACAAAGCCAGTCAAAAAGAACCGCATTCTCCCTGTGATCCTACGTTTGCAGATCAGTTGTTGGGAGGGTATATGAAAGCTGAAAGTGGAGGTTCTACAGTAAAACGCAGAAGCCCAATGTCTATTTCTGCCATGCGTCCCCTTCATCCACTTTTAGGCGGAATAGAATATCCAACCGAAAACCTCACATTTGACAGAACTTCCCACCCTGATCATCACGAAGTCAAAGTTTTCTGGCTTGACAACAAAAAACGCGGAAACCAATTGACTAAAGAAGAACTGGATGAATGGCTTACTACCAACAAACGCGCTTTACCCAACCGTGCGTTTATTCAGGATCAAACCCGCGCCTCGGGCCTTTTCACCTACGACATTGCCATTGACCTGCGCACACTGTTTTGTGTATCAACCAACAAACTCGAACCCGAGCTTTTCCCCGAAATAGAAGAAAAACTCAGAGCCGAAGGCTGGGTGGACGGAGAAAATATTTTTGGAAAATGCCTGATTTGCCCCGAAGAAAAACGCAAACAAATCATCCCTGCCCTGGCAAAAGCGATTGTCAACTGGCGAATCACTTCCAATCAGGCGCGCACTTTCAGTCTGATGGAAACCGTAGCGCTTGCCATCAGCGATAATGCCAACCAGATTGCCTATGCCATTCGCGGCGAACTGAGAGATGATACCGAGCGGCCACAGGCTGTACCCAAAATTGACGAAACTACAAAGGCTGATCTGTTTATCACCCCGATTGCGTCTGCATATATTGCTGGTTCTGTAGGCAGCGCTGATGCGCTTGACAAAGCCGAAGCTCACCTTGTCAGAATCTTGTCTGATTTCCCTTATGAAAATCAGTTGGAGAAAGCGTAA
- the cas1b gene encoding type I-B CRISPR-associated endonuclease Cas1b codes for MKKTYYLFNPGRVSRKDNTLKFVAVDAEGREAPAKYLPVEAIEALYIFGSIDTNSALYNFLGRQHIPVHFFDYYEHYTGSFQPKEYLLAGKMQIEQTRAYLQTKRRLHIARGFVDGSSFNILKNMRYYHNRGKQMGELIATIEAYREKIGAVSDIAELMGVEGNCRQVYYQAWERIVDHFPMNGRQIQPPSNEVNALISFGNMMCYSLALDMIYHTQMNPTISFLHEPGVRRFSLALDVAEVFKPILVDRTIFKLLNGRELKEKDFEQKMGGCFLKEGGKKIFIQAFEERLKETIKHRTLGKKVSYKRLVLLECYKLVKYILKIEEEYKPFKIWW; via the coding sequence ATGAAAAAAACCTATTATCTGTTTAATCCGGGGCGCGTGAGCCGCAAGGACAATACCCTGAAATTTGTCGCTGTAGATGCGGAGGGGCGGGAAGCCCCTGCCAAATATCTGCCTGTGGAAGCCATCGAGGCATTGTATATATTTGGAAGCATAGACACCAATAGTGCTTTGTACAACTTTTTGGGCAGGCAGCATATACCGGTTCATTTTTTTGATTATTACGAGCATTATACCGGCTCATTTCAGCCCAAAGAATACCTTTTGGCGGGGAAGATGCAGATAGAGCAGACGCGTGCTTATTTACAGACCAAAAGGCGGTTGCACATAGCCCGCGGATTTGTGGATGGGTCAAGTTTTAACATTCTGAAAAACATGCGGTATTATCACAACCGGGGAAAACAGATGGGCGAGTTGATAGCGACGATTGAGGCGTACCGGGAGAAGATCGGGGCGGTGAGTGATATTGCGGAGTTGATGGGTGTGGAGGGCAATTGCCGGCAGGTATATTATCAGGCATGGGAGCGGATTGTGGATCATTTTCCGATGAATGGCAGGCAGATTCAGCCCCCTTCCAATGAAGTGAATGCATTGATTTCGTTTGGCAATATGATGTGTTACAGTTTGGCGTTGGACATGATTTATCATACGCAGATGAATCCGACGATTAGTTTTTTGCATGAGCCGGGGGTGAGGAGGTTTAGTTTGGCTTTGGATGTGGCGGAGGTGTTTAAGCCCATATTGGTGGACCGTACGATATTTAAGTTATTGAACGGTCGGGAGTTGAAGGAGAAGGATTTTGAGCAGAAGATGGGCGGATGTTTTTTAAAGGAGGGCGGGAAGAAGATATTTATCCAGGCATTTGAGGAGCGGTTGAAGGAGACGATCAAACACCGGACTTTGGGGAAGAAGGTGAGTTACAAGCGGTTGGTATTGTTGGAGTGTTATAAACTGGTGAAATATATCTTGAAGATAGAGGAGGAGTATAAACCATTTAAAATCTGGTGGTAG
- the cas2 gene encoding CRISPR-associated endonuclease Cas2: protein MYVILVYDIGEKRVGKMLKLCRRYLNWIQNSVFEGEITEVKLRTLILEAGIIMEKEQDSLIIFKSREEKWLEKEVIGQERNDLGNIL, encoded by the coding sequence ATGTATGTAATATTGGTATATGACATAGGGGAGAAGCGGGTTGGCAAGATGTTGAAATTGTGCCGGAGGTATTTGAATTGGATACAGAATTCGGTATTTGAGGGAGAGATCACGGAGGTAAAATTGCGGACCTTAATTTTGGAGGCGGGGATAATTATGGAGAAAGAACAGGATAGTTTGATTATCTTTAAGAGCCGGGAGGAGAAGTGGCTGGAGAAGGAAGTGATTGGGCAGGAGCGGAACGATTTGGGGAATATATTATAG